A stretch of the Porites lutea chromosome 12, jaPorLute2.1, whole genome shotgun sequence genome encodes the following:
- the LOC140922022 gene encoding uncharacterized protein, translating into MFLFATLGLLSVWSNLRPSGTFRWPSGTYGIPKPTSGCPEDDGFQWKEGWRSQDTNGVNSKNSRSPEYHLDGKVDNTKVQRSFCIKNDTTNDRNRPPWPPGKYCIYRKNQCPFKMKTGFVYWDDLDPDGVNKKNFNDKNGTLPDGIYDCNTRIEFCCRTDGNKNDAIVLPSEKPFFLLAYESPKCQMVKWVTVRPEWIYYDTEEHRNADNRSGAFPYDAGVNHPTIYYCYYHGCNKTLTGLNGTFHSPNYPNKYPDGQYCSWRITVSPAQQIHLTFTDFNLQNENNTDALYVFDGENSTAEVLGVFYGSYSPPKEGTNSTSNHMFIIFKSDNNGSYTGFNASYSAVNYSAPTAAPKTTRVPEVTPSRKVTPKPSGTTTVIVESSSKSGGKTDYTKKSKEEGNDLLAIIVPVVALSFILAFLVAGLLYCKRKRVREKEQAIPKLLFYSSSTPSLNTIG; encoded by the exons ATGTTCTTGTTTGCTACCCTAGGATTGTTGAGCGTTTGGTCTAACCTGAGACCATCAG GGACTTTTCGTTGGCCATCTGGTACATACGGGATACCCAAACCCACATCCGGGTGTCCCGAGGATGACGGTTTCCAATGGAAGGAAGGATGGAGATCCCAAGACACAAATGGAGTAAATTCAAAGAACTCCAGGTCTCCAGAATATCACCTAGATGGGAAAGTAGACAACACGAAGGTTCAAAGGTCATTCTGCATAAAAAACGATACAACAAATGATAGGAACAGACCCCCCTGGCCTCCAG GAAAATACTGCATTTACAGAAAGAACCAGTGTccttttaaaatgaaaacggGCTTTGTCTACTGGGATGATCTTGATCCAGATGGCgtaaataaaaagaatttcaaTGATAAAAATGGGACGCTTCCAGATGGCATATACGACTGCAACACAAGAATTGAGTTTTGCTGTAGAACAGACGGAAACAAAAATGATGCTATCGTTCTACCCTCTGAAAAACCATTTTTCCTTCTTGCCTATGAGTCGCCAAAGTGTCAGATGGTAAAGTGGGTTACAGTGAGGCCTGAGTGGATATATTACGATACAGAGGAACATAGAAATGCAGATAACCGCAGCGGAGCATTTCCCTATGACGCTGGTGTAAATCATCCAACTATATATTACTGTTATTATCATG GTTGTAACAAGACTCTAACTGGATTGAACGGCACTTTTCACTCACCAAACTATCCAAACAAATACCCGGATGGACAATACTGCTCCTGGAGGATCACAGTCAGCCCAGCCCAACAAATCCACTTAACTTTCACAGACTTCAATCTGCAAAACGAAAATAACACGGACGCTTTATATGTGTTTGATGGAGAAAATTCCACAGCGGAGGTGCTGGGAGTATTTTATGGAAGTTACTCTCCCCCAAAAGAAGGAACAAACTCTACTTCAAACCACATGTTCATAATATTCAAGTCAGACAATAATGGCTCCTACACCGGCTTCAATGCCTCTTACAGTGCTGTTAATTATTCAG cTCCAACTGCTGCACCTAAGACTACGCGTGTGCCGGAAGTGACGCCATCTCGAAAAGTAACTCCAAAACCTTCAGGAACGACAACAGTAATAGTGGAGTCGTCTTCAAAATCAGGCGGGAAGACAGATTACACTAAAAAATCTAAGGAGGAAG GTAACGATTTGCTGGCCATCATCGTTCCAGTGGTGGCATTGTCTTTTATTCTTGCCTTTTTGGTAGCAGGATTACTTTATTGCAAAAG
- the LOC140922016 gene encoding uncharacterized protein isoform X1, whose amino-acid sequence MCWWGTLGLITVIVCLSTTKCVHWPSGKYGLPKATSGCPSSYGFRWRTGWRFQDTNSYYSNNRKSEEFHLDGEVDNKKVNRSFCIKTNTVNDLENSRPSWPSGKYCVYKKGLLCPTGLTNGFVYWDDDDSYNLNKKGGILPSGRYEDGDTEIKFCCKTDGNKSEPILLPTELPFFLLAYGSKKCQMVKWAIATPEWIYYDTEDYRNSDNRGRYYPYNAGKQHPTIYYCYYRGCNNTMSGVNGTFHSPNYPNKYPDGQYCSWRITVSPAQIIHLMFTNFSLQSENNTDALYVFDAQNDTGELLGVFYGQHPPPMNGIKSSSSHMFIIFKSDETDSNFHTGFNATYSTVYKSAVIPTQEVASTTAKTFLPSSSKTTSDMGVTATTVVATKDIGNKDQRHASQGEGCVHWPSGTYGLPKATLGCPSSYGFHWKTGWRLQDTNGEDSNNNKSSEFHLDGEVDNKKVNRSFCIKDNTGNELENSRPPWPSGEYCVYKKDSQCPSGLTGGNVYWDDDDLYYDNLNDDSGILPSGQYRKNTRIDFCCQTSGNKKRPILLPTQFPFFLLAYGSDECQMVKWAIATMEWIHYDTEHWANRDRADWPYPYNAGIKHPTIYYCYYRGCNKTMSGVKGTFHSPSYPNKYPDGQYCSWRITVSPGQKIHLMFTHFSLQSENNTDALYVFDAQNDTGELLGVFYGQHPPPVNGINSSSNHLFIIFKSDETDSSYHAGFNATYSAVYKSDVIPTQEVASTTAKTFLPSSTKTTSDMGVTATTVAATKDIGNKDQRNASQGKAGLNIVAVVVPLVALLFLVALLVAGFVFCKRRRTKRQGQGTPKEVVFSRSNSEGPRSVENPYYNSDMVIVNTACSSDDNGLYTNVREDRRTDKGTCKRHEIEKPLSGESEVYSNGAKDHLSDKKTCKLREIAENELYANVEEDRRIDKETCKQLERESPWPCESEVYSNVVTELRDDKNPYCEEKLAENELYTEVEEDERINKETRNEQESENPLYESATSEVEFNPIYT is encoded by the exons GTAAATACTGTGTTTACAAGAAAGGTTTACTGTGCCCGACAGGTCTAACAAATGGTTTTGTTTACTGGGATGATGACGACTCCtataatttgaacaaaaaaggtGGAATACTTCCTTCCGGCAGATATGAAGACGGTGATACAGAAATAAAGTTTTGCTGCAAAACAGACGGAAATAAAAGTGAGCCAATCCTTCTTCCCACTGAACTTCCATTTTTTCTGTTGGCTTACGGATCAAAGAAATGTCAAATGGTCAAATGGGCGATAGCGACCCCGGAATGGATATATTACGACACAGAGGATTATCGTAACAGTGACAATAGAGGACGGTATTATCCCTACAATGCAGGAAAACAACATCCAACCATATATTACTGTTACTACCGAG GATGTAATAACACCATGAGCGGAGTCAACGGCACCTTCCACTCACCAAACTATCCAAACAAATACCCGGATGGACAGTACTGCTCCTGGAGGATCACGGTCAGCCCAGCGCAAATAATCCACCTCATGTTCACCAACTTCAGTTTGCAGAGCGAGAATAACACTGATGCTTTATATGTGTTTGATGCGCAAAATGACACAGGGGAGTTGTTGGGAGTATTTTATGGACAGCACCCTCCCCCCATGAATGGAATCAAGTCCTCGTCAAGCCATATGTTTATCATATTCAAATCAGATGAAACTGATTCTAATTTTCATACCGGCTTCAATGCCACGTACAGTACCGTGTACAAATCAG CGGTAATACCTACCCAAGAAGTCGCGTCAACAACTGCTAAAACATTTTTACCTTCATCATCAAAGACCACATCTGACATGGGAGTGACAGCAACAACTGTTGTAGCGACAAAAGACATCGGGAACAAAGACCAAAGGCACGCGTCTCAAGGAGAAG GTTGCGTTCATTGGCCATCGGGAACATACGGGTTACCCAAAGCTACATTAGGGTGTCCTTCGTCGTATGGATTCCACTGGAAGACTGGATGGCGATTGCAGGACACTAATGGCGAAGattcaaataataataagtcAAGCGAATTTCACCTTGATGGGGAAGTGGACAACAAAAAAGTAAACAGGTCGTTCTGCATTAAAGATAATACAGGCAACGAGCTCGAAAACAGTAGGCCTCCATGGCCCTCAG GCGAATATTGTGTTTACAAGAAAGATTCACAGTGTCCATCAGGACTGACAGGAGGTAACGTTTACTGGGATGACGACGACCTGTACTACGATAATTTGAATGACGATAGTGGAATACTTCCGTCAGGCCAATATCGAAAAAATACAAGGATAGATTTTTGTTGCCAAACAAGTGGAAACAAGAAGAGGCCAATCCTCCTTCCCACTCAATTCCCATTTTTTCTGTTGGCTTACGGATCTGATGAATGTCAAATGGTCAAATGGGCGATAGCGACCATGGAATGGATACATTATGACACAGAACACTGGGCTAACCGCGACCGTGCAGACTGGCCTTACCCCTATAATGCAGGAATAAAGCATCCAACCATATATTACTGTTATTACCGTG GATGTAATAAAACCATGAGTGGAGTCAAAGGCACCTTTCACTCTCCAAGCTATCCAAACAAATACCCAGATGGACAGTATTGCTCGTGGAGGATCACGGTCAGTCCAGGACAAAAAATCCACCTCATGTTCACACACTTCAGTTTGCAGAGCGAGAACAATACTGATGCTTTATATGTGTTTGATGCGCAAAATGACACAGGGGAGTTGTTGGGAGTATTTTATGGGCAGCACCCTCCCCCCGTGAATGGAATCAACTCCTCGTCAAACCATTTGTTTATCATATTCAAATCAGATGAAACTGATTCCAGTTATCACGCCGGCTTCAATGCCACGTACAGTGCCGTGTACAAATCAG ACGTAATACCTACCCAAGAAGTTGCGTCAACAACTGCTAAAACATTTTTACCATCATCAACAAAGACCACATCTGACATGGGAGTAACAGCAACAactgttgcagcgacaaaagACATCGGGAACAAAGACCAAAGGAACGCGTCTCAAGGAAAAG CAGGTTTAAACATTGTAGCTGTTGTTGTTCCGTTGGTGGCATTGCTCTTCCTAGTAGCCTTGCTTGTAGCCGGATTCGTTTTTTGCAAAAG GCGGAGGACGAAAAGGCAAGGACAAGGAACACCGAAGGAAGTAGTTTTTTCGAG GTCCAATAGCGAAGGACCCAGGTCTGTTGAAAATCCATACTATAACAG TGATATGGTGATAGTAAATACAGCTTGCTCTTCTGACGACAACGGGTTGTACACTAATGTTAGAGAGGATAGAAGGACTGACAAAGGTACATGCAAACGGCATGAAATTGAAAAACCATTGTCTGGCGAAAGTGAGGTGTACAGCAATGGTGCAAAGGACCACCTGAGTGATAAAAAGACATGCAAACTTCGGGAAATTGCCGAAAACGAACTGTACGCCAATGTTGAAGAAGACCGTAGGATTGACAAGGAAACATGCAAACAACTTGAACGTGAAAGCCCGTGGCCTTGCGAAAGCGAAGTGTACAGCAATGTTGTGACAGAACTCAGGGATGATAAAAATCCATACTGTGAAGAAAAACTTGCAGAAAACGAGCTCTACACCGAGGTTGAAGAAGACGAAAGGATAAACAAGGAGACGCGCAATGAGCAGGAAAGTGAAAATCCATTGTACGAGTCTGCTACGAGTGAAGTGGAATTTAATCCCATCTATACCTGA
- the LOC140922016 gene encoding uncharacterized protein isoform X2, whose translation MCWWGTLGLITVIVCLSTTKCVHWPSGKYGLPKATSGCPSSYGFRWRTGWRFQDTNSYYSNNRKSEEFHLDGEVDNKKVNRSFCIKTNTVNDLENSRPSWPSGKYCVYKKGLLCPTGLTNGFVYWDDDDSYNLNKKGGILPSGRYEDGDTEIKFCCKTDGNKSEPILLPTELPFFLLAYGSKKCQMVKWAIATPEWIYYDTEDYRNSDNRGRYYPYNAGKQHPTIYYCYYRGCNNTMSGVNGTFHSPNYPNKYPDGQYCSWRITVSPAQIIHLMFTNFSLQSENNTDALYVFDAQNDTGELLGVFYGQHPPPMNGIKSSSSHMFIIFKSDETDSNFHTGFNATYSTVYKSAVIPTQEVASTTAKTFLPSSSKTTSDMGVTATTVVATKDIGNKDQRHASQGEGCVHWPSGTYGLPKATLGCPSSYGFHWKTGWRLQDTNGEDSNNNKSSEFHLDGEVDNKKVNRSFCIKDNTGNELENSRPPWPSGEYCVYKKDSQCPSGLTGGNVYWDDDDLYYDNLNDDSGILPSGQYRKNTRIDFCCQTSGNKKRPILLPTQFPFFLLAYGSDECQMVKWAIATMEWIHYDTEHWANRDRADWPYPYNAGIKHPTIYYCYYRGCNKTMSGVKGTFHSPSYPNKYPDGQYCSWRITVSPGQKIHLMFTHFSLQSENNTDALYVFDAQNDTGELLGVFYGQHPPPVNGINSSSNHLFIIFKSDETDSSYHAGFNATYSAVYKSDVIPTQEVASTTAKTFLPSSTKTTSDMGVTATTVAATKDIGNKDQRNASQGKGLNIVAVVVPLVALLFLVALLVAGFVFCKRRRTKRQGQGTPKEVVFSRSNSEGPRSVENPYYNSDMVIVNTACSSDDNGLYTNVREDRRTDKGTCKRHEIEKPLSGESEVYSNGAKDHLSDKKTCKLREIAENELYANVEEDRRIDKETCKQLERESPWPCESEVYSNVVTELRDDKNPYCEEKLAENELYTEVEEDERINKETRNEQESENPLYESATSEVEFNPIYT comes from the exons GTAAATACTGTGTTTACAAGAAAGGTTTACTGTGCCCGACAGGTCTAACAAATGGTTTTGTTTACTGGGATGATGACGACTCCtataatttgaacaaaaaaggtGGAATACTTCCTTCCGGCAGATATGAAGACGGTGATACAGAAATAAAGTTTTGCTGCAAAACAGACGGAAATAAAAGTGAGCCAATCCTTCTTCCCACTGAACTTCCATTTTTTCTGTTGGCTTACGGATCAAAGAAATGTCAAATGGTCAAATGGGCGATAGCGACCCCGGAATGGATATATTACGACACAGAGGATTATCGTAACAGTGACAATAGAGGACGGTATTATCCCTACAATGCAGGAAAACAACATCCAACCATATATTACTGTTACTACCGAG GATGTAATAACACCATGAGCGGAGTCAACGGCACCTTCCACTCACCAAACTATCCAAACAAATACCCGGATGGACAGTACTGCTCCTGGAGGATCACGGTCAGCCCAGCGCAAATAATCCACCTCATGTTCACCAACTTCAGTTTGCAGAGCGAGAATAACACTGATGCTTTATATGTGTTTGATGCGCAAAATGACACAGGGGAGTTGTTGGGAGTATTTTATGGACAGCACCCTCCCCCCATGAATGGAATCAAGTCCTCGTCAAGCCATATGTTTATCATATTCAAATCAGATGAAACTGATTCTAATTTTCATACCGGCTTCAATGCCACGTACAGTACCGTGTACAAATCAG CGGTAATACCTACCCAAGAAGTCGCGTCAACAACTGCTAAAACATTTTTACCTTCATCATCAAAGACCACATCTGACATGGGAGTGACAGCAACAACTGTTGTAGCGACAAAAGACATCGGGAACAAAGACCAAAGGCACGCGTCTCAAGGAGAAG GTTGCGTTCATTGGCCATCGGGAACATACGGGTTACCCAAAGCTACATTAGGGTGTCCTTCGTCGTATGGATTCCACTGGAAGACTGGATGGCGATTGCAGGACACTAATGGCGAAGattcaaataataataagtcAAGCGAATTTCACCTTGATGGGGAAGTGGACAACAAAAAAGTAAACAGGTCGTTCTGCATTAAAGATAATACAGGCAACGAGCTCGAAAACAGTAGGCCTCCATGGCCCTCAG GCGAATATTGTGTTTACAAGAAAGATTCACAGTGTCCATCAGGACTGACAGGAGGTAACGTTTACTGGGATGACGACGACCTGTACTACGATAATTTGAATGACGATAGTGGAATACTTCCGTCAGGCCAATATCGAAAAAATACAAGGATAGATTTTTGTTGCCAAACAAGTGGAAACAAGAAGAGGCCAATCCTCCTTCCCACTCAATTCCCATTTTTTCTGTTGGCTTACGGATCTGATGAATGTCAAATGGTCAAATGGGCGATAGCGACCATGGAATGGATACATTATGACACAGAACACTGGGCTAACCGCGACCGTGCAGACTGGCCTTACCCCTATAATGCAGGAATAAAGCATCCAACCATATATTACTGTTATTACCGTG GATGTAATAAAACCATGAGTGGAGTCAAAGGCACCTTTCACTCTCCAAGCTATCCAAACAAATACCCAGATGGACAGTATTGCTCGTGGAGGATCACGGTCAGTCCAGGACAAAAAATCCACCTCATGTTCACACACTTCAGTTTGCAGAGCGAGAACAATACTGATGCTTTATATGTGTTTGATGCGCAAAATGACACAGGGGAGTTGTTGGGAGTATTTTATGGGCAGCACCCTCCCCCCGTGAATGGAATCAACTCCTCGTCAAACCATTTGTTTATCATATTCAAATCAGATGAAACTGATTCCAGTTATCACGCCGGCTTCAATGCCACGTACAGTGCCGTGTACAAATCAG ACGTAATACCTACCCAAGAAGTTGCGTCAACAACTGCTAAAACATTTTTACCATCATCAACAAAGACCACATCTGACATGGGAGTAACAGCAACAactgttgcagcgacaaaagACATCGGGAACAAAGACCAAAGGAACGCGTCTCAAGGAAAAG GTTTAAACATTGTAGCTGTTGTTGTTCCGTTGGTGGCATTGCTCTTCCTAGTAGCCTTGCTTGTAGCCGGATTCGTTTTTTGCAAAAG GCGGAGGACGAAAAGGCAAGGACAAGGAACACCGAAGGAAGTAGTTTTTTCGAG GTCCAATAGCGAAGGACCCAGGTCTGTTGAAAATCCATACTATAACAG TGATATGGTGATAGTAAATACAGCTTGCTCTTCTGACGACAACGGGTTGTACACTAATGTTAGAGAGGATAGAAGGACTGACAAAGGTACATGCAAACGGCATGAAATTGAAAAACCATTGTCTGGCGAAAGTGAGGTGTACAGCAATGGTGCAAAGGACCACCTGAGTGATAAAAAGACATGCAAACTTCGGGAAATTGCCGAAAACGAACTGTACGCCAATGTTGAAGAAGACCGTAGGATTGACAAGGAAACATGCAAACAACTTGAACGTGAAAGCCCGTGGCCTTGCGAAAGCGAAGTGTACAGCAATGTTGTGACAGAACTCAGGGATGATAAAAATCCATACTGTGAAGAAAAACTTGCAGAAAACGAGCTCTACACCGAGGTTGAAGAAGACGAAAGGATAAACAAGGAGACGCGCAATGAGCAGGAAAGTGAAAATCCATTGTACGAGTCTGCTACGAGTGAAGTGGAATTTAATCCCATCTATACCTGA